From Thalassococcus sp. S3, one genomic window encodes:
- a CDS encoding GFA family protein, whose amino-acid sequence MLTGSCLCKNVGFEVDGVLSGVACCHCGQCRKQSGHHWASCPVHDCGFHLIADRTLRWYMASETAKRGFCATCESFLFWKHVDEDEISISMSAFDAPTGLTIKKHIFTADKGDYYDIKDDAPQSA is encoded by the coding sequence ATGCTGACGGGCTCGTGCTTGTGCAAGAACGTGGGCTTTGAGGTGGATGGCGTGCTCAGCGGTGTGGCCTGCTGCCATTGCGGCCAATGCCGCAAGCAGTCGGGTCATCACTGGGCCAGTTGCCCCGTGCATGATTGCGGTTTTCACCTGATCGCAGACCGGACATTGCGTTGGTATATGGCCAGCGAAACGGCCAAGCGCGGCTTTTGCGCCACCTGCGAGTCGTTCCTGTTCTGGAAGCATGTGGATGAGGACGAGATTTCCATCTCCATGTCCGCATTCGACGCGCCCACCGGGCTGACGATCAAGAAGCATATCTTCACCGCCGACAAGGGCGATTACTACGACATCAAGGACGACGCGCCACAGAGCGCGTAA
- a CDS encoding FAD-dependent oxidoreductase produces the protein MADFPTTARVVIIGGGAVGVSGLYHLAKAGWTDCVLLEKNELTAGSTWHAAGNCPNFSSSWAVLNMQRYSLEMYRTLAKDVDYPMNYHVTGALRLAHSKERMQEFERVASMGRYQGLELDILTPEEMKGHYPFMETHDLAGGLWDSLDGDIDPAQLTQAMAKGARDLGANIQRFCPATGVSRDGDEWIVHTDKGDIRCEYVVNCAGYYAQRVGEWFKPYGGRTVPMVVMSHQYFLTDEIPEIEAWTKEHGRKLPMIRDVDSSYYLRQDKNGLNLGPYERNCKAHWVTPDDPMPEDFSFQLYPDDLERLEWYIEDAMGRVPLLGTAGVGRNINGPIPYAPDGLPLIGPMPGVKNAFEAHSFTFGIVQAGGAGKTLSEWIMHGETEWDMWAVDPRRYTDHADHDYCLAKALETYGHEYAMHFPHHEWPAGRDKKLSPVDDRIRAAGGVMGCYNGWERANWFAKPGDDTSEESTQTWNRSGPWEQRIREEVEAVRDGVGVLDLPGFSRFLLKGEGAAEYLRGMIAGALPKVGRMNLGYFPDSRGRILTEMSLIRLGEDEFMLITAAPAQWHDFEVLNKNLPEGLSLTDATRDYSTLILTGPKARDLLAPLTDGDLSLGWLTHQDAKVAGQPARLFRVSFAGELGWEIHAPFDVMPVIYDAVIDAGATPFGMYALNSMRIEKGYRAWKGDLSTDYTLLEGGMERFIKFDKPQDFPGKAALLSEKQQGVKKRFVTMIVDAGDADAPYMSTLWQNGTVVGETTSGAWGYRVGASIALGMVRTDLAEPGTELEVEIFGERRRATVQPDQPLWDPQNERLRA, from the coding sequence ATGGCAGATTTTCCAACAACGGCCCGTGTGGTCATCATCGGTGGCGGTGCCGTCGGCGTGTCGGGCCTCTATCACCTGGCCAAGGCGGGCTGGACCGATTGCGTCCTGCTCGAAAAGAACGAGCTGACCGCCGGCTCTACCTGGCACGCGGCGGGCAATTGCCCGAACTTCTCCTCCTCGTGGGCGGTGCTGAACATGCAGCGCTATTCGCTGGAGATGTACCGGACCCTGGCCAAGGACGTCGATTACCCGATGAACTATCACGTCACCGGGGCCCTGCGTCTGGCGCATTCGAAAGAGCGGATGCAGGAATTCGAGCGCGTCGCCTCCATGGGTCGCTATCAGGGGCTGGAACTGGATATCCTGACGCCGGAGGAGATGAAGGGCCACTATCCGTTCATGGAAACCCACGATCTGGCCGGCGGCCTATGGGATTCCCTCGACGGGGACATCGACCCCGCACAGCTGACCCAGGCCATGGCCAAGGGCGCGCGGGATCTGGGCGCCAACATCCAGCGGTTCTGCCCGGCCACCGGCGTCAGCCGCGATGGGGACGAGTGGATCGTGCATACCGACAAGGGCGATATCCGCTGCGAATACGTGGTGAACTGCGCGGGTTACTATGCGCAGCGCGTGGGTGAATGGTTCAAGCCCTATGGCGGGCGCACCGTGCCCATGGTTGTCATGTCTCACCAGTATTTCCTGACCGACGAGATCCCCGAGATCGAAGCCTGGACCAAGGAACACGGCCGCAAGCTGCCGATGATCCGGGACGTCGACAGTTCCTATTACCTGCGGCAGGACAAGAACGGTCTGAACCTTGGTCCCTATGAGAGGAACTGCAAGGCGCATTGGGTCACTCCGGACGATCCGATGCCCGAAGACTTCAGCTTTCAGCTTTATCCCGATGATCTGGAGCGGCTGGAATGGTATATTGAAGACGCCATGGGGCGTGTGCCGCTTTTGGGCACCGCAGGTGTTGGGCGTAACATCAACGGCCCGATCCCCTATGCCCCCGACGGGCTGCCCCTGATCGGTCCCATGCCCGGCGTGAAGAACGCGTTCGAGGCACATTCCTTCACCTTCGGCATCGTCCAGGCGGGTGGCGCCGGCAAAACGCTGTCGGAATGGATCATGCATGGCGAGACCGAATGGGACATGTGGGCCGTCGATCCCCGCCGCTACACCGATCACGCCGATCACGACTATTGCCTCGCCAAGGCGCTGGAGACCTACGGCCACGAATACGCGATGCACTTCCCGCATCACGAATGGCCCGCCGGGCGCGACAAGAAACTGTCGCCCGTCGATGACCGCATCCGCGCCGCAGGCGGCGTGATGGGCTGTTACAACGGGTGGGAGCGGGCCAACTGGTTTGCCAAGCCCGGCGATGACACGTCCGAGGAGAGCACACAGACCTGGAACCGCTCCGGCCCGTGGGAGCAGCGGATCAGGGAAGAGGTCGAAGCTGTCCGCGACGGTGTCGGCGTTCTGGACCTTCCCGGCTTCTCCCGCTTCCTGCTGAAAGGCGAAGGGGCTGCGGAATATCTTCGCGGCATGATCGCGGGTGCGCTGCCGAAGGTGGGACGCATGAACCTCGGCTACTTCCCCGACAGCCGGGGGCGGATTCTGACGGAGATGTCGCTGATCCGCCTGGGCGAAGACGAATTCATGCTGATCACCGCGGCGCCCGCGCAATGGCACGACTTCGAAGTTCTCAACAAGAACCTGCCCGAAGGGCTCTCGCTGACGGATGCGACGCGGGACTATTCCACCTTGATCCTCACCGGTCCGAAGGCGCGGGATCTTCTGGCCCCGCTCACCGATGGCGATCTGTCGCTGGGTTGGCTGACGCATCAGGACGCAAAGGTCGCAGGGCAACCCGCGCGGCTTTTCCGTGTGTCCTTTGCCGGAGAACTGGGCTGGGAAATCCACGCCCCGTTCGATGTGATGCCCGTGATCTACGATGCCGTCATCGACGCAGGCGCCACACCGTTTGGCATGTACGCGCTGAACTCCATGCGGATCGAAAAGGGTTACCGCGCCTGGAAGGGCGACCTGAGCACCGACTACACGCTGCTTGAAGGCGGGATGGAGCGGTTCATCAAGTTCGACAAGCCACAGGACTTCCCCGGCAAGGCTGCATTGCTCAGTGAAAAGCAGCAAGGCGTGAAGAAACGCTTTGTGACAATGATCGTCGATGCGGGTGATGCGGATGCGCCCTATATGTCGACCCTCTGGCAGAATGGCACGGTCGTGGGCGAAACCACTTCAGGCGCCTGGGGCTACCGTGTGGGCGCCTCCATCGCGCTGGGCATGGTGCGCACGGATCTGGCGGAGCCGGGCACCGAGCTTGAGGTGGAGATATTCGGCGAACGCCGCCGTGCCACCGTGCAGCCGGACCAGCCGCTCTGGGATCCGCAAAACGAAAGGCTGCGTGCGTGA
- a CDS encoding STAS domain-containing protein, with protein sequence MSLSTTDTDTSRIVTVNANRIDAAMAIQFKDDMRGQTEDGPDRVILDLSGVDFIDSSGLGAIVAAMKQLGEGRKMDLAGLTPTVEKVFRLTRMDTVFRLFDTVEQAKNA encoded by the coding sequence ATGTCCCTTTCAACCACCGATACTGATACCTCACGGATTGTGACGGTCAATGCCAACCGAATAGACGCGGCCATGGCCATCCAGTTCAAGGACGATATGCGCGGCCAGACCGAAGACGGACCAGATCGGGTGATCCTGGATCTCTCCGGCGTCGATTTCATCGATTCAAGCGGGCTGGGGGCAATCGTCGCCGCGATGAAACAGTTGGGAGAAGGCCGCAAGATGGATCTGGCCGGGCTGACCCCAACGGTCGAAAAGGTGTTCCGATTGACCCGCATGGATACCGTCTTTCGCCTCTTCGACACGGTAGAGCAGGCAAAGAACGCATAG
- a CDS encoding acetyl-CoA C-acyltransferase encodes MKDVMIAGAARTPMGGFQGAFDGVAASHLGGVAIRAALDDAKAGAIDDVLMGCVLPAGQGQAPARQAGFAAGLGEDVPATTLNKMCGSGMKAAMIGFDQIALGQTDVMVAGGMESMSNAPYLLPAMRGGARIGHGQTQDHMFLDGLEDAYDKGRLMGTFAEDCAEAYQFTRDAQDDYAITSLSNALAAQKSGAFDREIASVSVSSRKGEIVTTADEQPASARPEKIPHLKPAFRKDGTVTAANSSSISDGAAALVLASSDAAEAQGLNIRARIVGHASHAQAPGLFTTAPVPAAQKLLERIGWHKDDVDLWEVNEAFAVVPMAFMHEMALPREVVNVHGGACALGHPIGASGARIIVTLLNALETRNLKRGVAAICIGGGEGTAIAIERV; translated from the coding sequence ATGAAAGATGTTATGATCGCCGGAGCAGCGCGCACTCCGATGGGCGGGTTTCAGGGTGCATTCGATGGCGTCGCCGCATCGCATCTGGGCGGTGTTGCAATTCGCGCGGCTTTGGATGACGCGAAGGCTGGTGCGATCGACGACGTGCTGATGGGGTGCGTCTTGCCGGCCGGTCAGGGCCAAGCACCGGCCCGTCAAGCTGGTTTCGCCGCCGGGCTGGGAGAAGACGTTCCGGCCACCACGCTTAACAAGATGTGTGGGTCCGGCATGAAGGCCGCCATGATCGGCTTTGATCAGATTGCTCTGGGCCAAACCGATGTCATGGTCGCCGGAGGCATGGAGAGCATGTCGAATGCCCCGTACCTTCTACCAGCGATGCGCGGGGGCGCGCGCATCGGACATGGCCAGACACAAGATCACATGTTCCTCGACGGGCTTGAGGATGCCTATGACAAGGGCCGTCTTATGGGCACGTTCGCCGAAGACTGCGCCGAGGCCTATCAGTTCACACGCGACGCGCAGGACGATTATGCCATCACGTCGCTTTCGAACGCGCTCGCCGCTCAGAAGAGCGGAGCTTTTGATCGTGAGATCGCGTCGGTATCGGTGTCCAGCCGAAAGGGAGAGATTGTGACAACCGCCGATGAACAGCCCGCATCGGCACGGCCTGAAAAGATCCCGCATCTGAAACCGGCCTTCCGCAAGGATGGGACGGTCACGGCTGCGAACTCCTCGTCCATCTCTGATGGCGCAGCTGCCCTGGTTCTTGCATCATCGGATGCGGCGGAGGCGCAAGGCCTGAATATCCGCGCACGAATCGTCGGTCATGCCAGCCACGCGCAGGCCCCGGGTCTTTTCACAACGGCACCGGTTCCGGCTGCGCAAAAGCTGCTGGAGCGGATCGGATGGCACAAGGACGACGTTGACCTTTGGGAGGTCAATGAGGCCTTTGCGGTTGTTCCCATGGCCTTCATGCACGAAATGGCCCTGCCGCGTGAGGTTGTGAATGTCCATGGCGGAGCCTGTGCGCTGGGCCATCCGATCGGTGCGTCCGGCGCGCGGATCATTGTCACGCTTCTTAACGCGTTAGAGACGCGTAATCTGAAGCGGGGCGTGGCGGCTATCTGTATCGGCGGCGGCGAAGGCACTGCCATCGCGATCGAACGCGTCTGA
- a CDS encoding helix-turn-helix domain-containing protein, which produces MIHDVPLQPASLGADLRALRKTRGLTLAELADRLDRSVGWLSQVERNLSEPSITDLRHMAQALDVSVSTLFGPSAGPQSEEGYVVRRGARRPLGARAAGLSEALLSPDLTDDFEMVHSTFEPGSKITEWVCRPTQEVGYLISGKLDLEVGSRRFTIHPGDSFRIRGERFRWANSYEEPAIAIWVIAPPVY; this is translated from the coding sequence ATGATTCACGATGTTCCGCTGCAGCCTGCCTCTCTCGGTGCAGATCTTCGTGCCCTGCGAAAGACACGTGGGCTGACACTGGCGGAGCTTGCCGACCGGCTTGATCGGTCTGTGGGGTGGCTTAGCCAAGTGGAACGTAACCTCTCTGAACCATCCATCACGGATCTGCGGCATATGGCGCAGGCGTTGGATGTGTCGGTGTCCACGTTGTTCGGCCCGTCGGCGGGCCCGCAGAGCGAAGAGGGTTATGTCGTACGCAGGGGCGCAAGACGGCCTCTGGGTGCGCGCGCGGCCGGGCTGAGCGAGGCGCTCCTTTCGCCGGATCTGACCGACGATTTCGAAATGGTGCATTCAACCTTTGAGCCGGGCAGCAAAATCACCGAGTGGGTTTGCCGTCCGACGCAGGAGGTGGGATATCTCATCTCGGGCAAGCTGGACCTTGAGGTCGGCAGCCGTCGCTTCACGATACATCCCGGCGACAGCTTCCGTATCCGTGGTGAGCGGTTCCGCTGGGCCAATTCTTACGAGGAACCCGCCATCGCGATCTGGGTGATCGCACCGCCTGTCTATTGA
- the hspQ gene encoding heat shock protein HspQ, translated as MMTARAKYHLGQVVRHKKHPFRGVVFDVDPEFANTEEWYQAIPEENRPIKDQPFYHLLAENDQSYYVAYVSEQNLVADYSGEPVDHPDIEDMFGPFEDGHYPLHFQLN; from the coding sequence ATGATGACAGCACGCGCGAAATATCACTTGGGCCAGGTGGTCCGGCACAAGAAACATCCGTTTCGTGGTGTTGTCTTTGATGTCGACCCAGAATTTGCCAATACCGAGGAATGGTATCAGGCCATCCCGGAGGAGAACCGGCCGATCAAGGATCAGCCGTTTTATCACCTCTTGGCCGAGAATGATCAAAGCTACTATGTGGCTTATGTCTCCGAGCAAAATCTTGTGGCCGACTATTCCGGGGAGCCTGTGGATCATCCCGATATCGAGGATATGTTCGGGCCGTTCGAAGACGGTCATTATCCGCTGCATTTCCAGCTGAATTAA
- a CDS encoding LysE family translocator, producing MSFEGWTVFAVFWVVFVTTPGPNAVNCITNGMTMGFLRSIPGILAILTQATAFLILSALGITALIAASPEAFFVAKLIGAAFLIYIGVRGWMNATRPAPSVARPARNVYFHALAVATINPKSVAGYLAAFSQFVQPNVPIWDQMGVIMPTALVITALSYSGYTALGAGLGRAALGAVFNVWLRRFMALCFMIYGVLLGSSSTPQPRG from the coding sequence GTGAGTTTCGAAGGCTGGACAGTTTTCGCGGTGTTCTGGGTGGTTTTTGTCACCACGCCAGGTCCCAACGCAGTCAACTGCATCACCAACGGGATGACCATGGGCTTTCTGCGCTCGATCCCGGGCATCCTTGCAATCCTCACGCAGGCGACGGCCTTTCTGATCCTATCGGCGCTTGGGATCACGGCACTCATCGCGGCATCGCCCGAGGCGTTCTTTGTCGCCAAGCTGATCGGAGCGGCGTTCCTGATCTATATCGGTGTGCGCGGCTGGATGAATGCGACGCGTCCCGCGCCATCGGTCGCGCGACCGGCGCGGAACGTCTACTTTCATGCGCTCGCGGTCGCCACGATCAACCCGAAAAGCGTCGCGGGATACCTCGCGGCCTTCTCACAATTCGTACAGCCCAATGTCCCGATCTGGGATCAGATGGGGGTCATCATGCCCACGGCTCTGGTCATCACAGCGCTCAGCTATTCCGGCTATACCGCCCTGGGTGCCGGCTTGGGCCGCGCGGCGCTTGGCGCCGTCTTCAACGTCTGGCTGCGCCGGTTCATGGCGCTTTGTTTTATGATCTATGGTGTGTTGCTGGGCTCCAGCTCCACCCCTCAGCCACGAGGATGA
- a CDS encoding ATP-binding protein, producing MTNQIDLVCPATELGVREVIGKLMGKLADFGLTRDACGNVEIALSEALNNVVEHAYAGIDCGRIVLSCQRIDGALVFEIVDTGAPLPDLALPEGAQVDVSGPVEHLPEGGFGWFLIRTLSDDLRYFRDDGQNRLNISFAFHSEVPVTGEAIALKEP from the coding sequence ATGACGAACCAGATTGATCTGGTCTGCCCTGCAACCGAGCTGGGTGTCCGCGAAGTGATTGGAAAGCTGATGGGAAAACTCGCCGATTTCGGGTTGACCCGCGATGCCTGCGGAAACGTAGAGATAGCGTTATCCGAAGCGCTCAACAACGTTGTCGAGCATGCCTATGCCGGGATCGACTGCGGTCGGATCGTGCTGTCATGCCAGCGGATCGACGGCGCGCTTGTCTTTGAGATCGTGGATACCGGCGCGCCCCTCCCGGACCTTGCCTTGCCAGAAGGTGCCCAGGTCGATGTGTCCGGACCTGTCGAACATCTGCCCGAAGGGGGCTTTGGCTGGTTTCTCATCCGCACGCTGTCCGACGATCTGCGATATTTCCGCGACGACGGCCAGAACCGATTGAACATCAGCTTTGCGTTTCACAGCGAGGTGCCGGTGACCGGCGAGGCAATTGCCCTAAAAGAGCCGTAA
- a CDS encoding GAF domain-containing protein, producing the protein MQVDYATLEKTIAALTDGETDDIALMATIACEVHHADARFDWTGFYRVVAPELLKIGPYQGGHGCLVIPFSRGVCGAAARTGEVQIVADVDAFEGHIACSTSTRSELVIPFRNRTGNVIGVFDIDSDQESAFDQKDADMLDRILRRAFSDR; encoded by the coding sequence ATGCAAGTTGACTATGCGACCCTTGAAAAGACCATCGCCGCGCTGACGGATGGCGAAACAGACGACATCGCATTGATGGCGACCATTGCGTGCGAGGTTCATCACGCGGATGCGCGGTTCGACTGGACAGGCTTTTATCGCGTCGTGGCGCCCGAACTGCTCAAGATCGGGCCCTATCAAGGTGGTCATGGCTGCCTTGTCATCCCCTTTTCCCGCGGCGTTTGCGGCGCGGCGGCGCGGACGGGCGAGGTGCAGATCGTGGCGGATGTCGACGCTTTCGAGGGGCATATCGCCTGTTCGACATCAACAAGGTCTGAACTGGTGATCCCTTTCCGCAACCGGACCGGAAATGTCATCGGCGTCTTCGATATCGATAGCGATCAGGAGAGCGCCTTTGATCAAAAAGACGCCGACATGCTTGATCGCATCCTGCGCCGGGCCTTTTCCGACCGCTAA
- a CDS encoding gamma-glutamyltransferase family protein has protein sequence MRDFHMPGRSAVLATNGMCATSHPLAAQTALDILKRGGNAMDAAIAGAVLLGICEPQMTGIGGDCFVLYTAAGGTEIRALNGSGQAAAAASAADLRAAGETQVPLHSAHAVTVPGAIDAFCHLSDTVGTLGLDAVLGPAIHYAENGVPVAPRVAFDWANDASTLQGNARSNFLVDGAVPRPGQIFRAPGQAEVLRRIAKEGRDAFYTGEIAEDMVSTLTKMGGVHTLSDFEATACFEAQPISGSYQDTDLVEHPPNSHGATAILMLNILAQFDIAAMDPLGTERAHIEAEAAKLAYDARNRFIGDPDYTSRLDHMLDMDTARKLASLIDPKRAMESATTISEAVHKDTIYITVIDKDRMAVSLIYSIFHGFGSGIASEKFGILFQNRGAGFTLQDGHPNELAGGKRPMHTIIPGMLRQNGRVTMPFGVMGGAYQPNGHARVVSNLVDFDMDPQTALDAPRAFSDAGNMKVERGYSDTVRQELADLGHNVSIPDTPIGGAQAILIRDDGVLEGASDPRKDGCALGY, from the coding sequence ATGCGGGACTTTCATATGCCAGGCCGGTCGGCCGTGCTGGCGACCAACGGAATGTGCGCGACGTCTCACCCACTGGCGGCACAGACGGCACTCGACATCCTCAAGCGAGGGGGCAACGCAATGGACGCCGCTATCGCTGGTGCGGTGCTGCTGGGCATTTGCGAACCGCAGATGACGGGGATCGGCGGAGATTGCTTCGTGCTCTACACTGCGGCGGGCGGAACGGAGATCCGCGCTCTGAACGGGTCCGGGCAGGCCGCCGCGGCAGCCAGTGCAGCGGATCTGCGGGCAGCGGGCGAAACGCAAGTGCCCCTTCACAGCGCCCATGCCGTCACCGTGCCGGGCGCGATCGACGCTTTCTGCCACCTGTCGGACACCGTCGGCACTCTGGGCCTTGACGCTGTGCTGGGCCCCGCCATCCACTACGCGGAAAACGGGGTGCCAGTTGCGCCGCGGGTTGCGTTTGACTGGGCCAATGATGCCTCAACGCTGCAGGGCAACGCGCGGTCCAACTTCCTTGTCGACGGGGCGGTTCCGCGCCCGGGTCAGATCTTCCGCGCGCCGGGCCAGGCCGAGGTGCTCAGACGGATCGCCAAGGAAGGTCGGGATGCATTCTATACAGGCGAAATCGCCGAGGACATGGTCAGCACCCTGACCAAGATGGGAGGCGTTCACACGCTTTCCGATTTCGAGGCAACGGCCTGCTTTGAGGCACAACCGATCAGCGGATCCTATCAGGACACAGATCTGGTCGAACATCCGCCCAACAGCCACGGGGCCACGGCCATCCTGATGTTGAACATCCTCGCTCAATTCGACATCGCGGCGATGGACCCGCTGGGCACCGAACGCGCCCATATCGAGGCGGAAGCCGCCAAACTGGCCTATGACGCACGCAACCGCTTTATCGGCGATCCCGATTACACAAGCCGGCTCGATCACATGCTCGACATGGACACCGCCCGGAAGCTCGCGTCATTGATCGACCCGAAGCGTGCGATGGAAAGTGCGACAACGATCAGCGAAGCGGTGCACAAGGACACGATCTATATCACCGTGATCGATAAAGATCGGATGGCGGTCTCGCTGATCTATTCGATCTTTCACGGTTTCGGCTCCGGGATCGCGTCCGAGAAATTCGGCATCCTTTTCCAGAACCGCGGCGCGGGCTTCACGCTGCAGGACGGCCACCCGAATGAGCTGGCGGGCGGCAAGCGCCCGATGCACACGATCATTCCGGGTATGCTGCGCCAGAACGGGCGCGTGACCATGCCGTTCGGTGTGATGGGCGGCGCATATCAGCCCAACGGTCATGCCCGCGTCGTCAGCAACCTGGTCGATTTCGATATGGACCCGCAGACCGCCCTTGATGCCCCCCGCGCGTTCTCGGACGCGGGCAACATGAAAGTGGAGCGTGGATATTCCGATACTGTTCGGCAGGAGCTTGCCGACCTTGGCCATAATGTCAGCATTCCGGACACGCCGATCGGTGGCGCACAGGCGATTCTCATCCGCGACGACGGTGTTCTGGAAGGGGCAAGCGACCCCCGCAAAGACGGCTGTGCCCTTGGCTACTAG